CCACACCGTCATCGCCGTCCTCGTCCTGCGCTTCGCGATCGTGCTGCCCGTCCTGGTGGCGGCCGGGTGGCGCAAGCTGCGGGCGCTGACCGGCGCCCAGTGGCGGGGGGCCGGGCTGCTGGGCCTGGTGCTCAGCGGGATCTTCCTGCTGGAGACGTACGGGGTGGTCCACACCTCGGCCACCAACGCGGGGCTGATCATCAGCCTCACCATGATCTTCACGCCGCTCGCCGAGGCGGCCGTCACCCGGGTCCGGCCCCCGGCCCCCTTCGTCGCGGCCGCCGGGCTCTCCGTCGCCGGGGTGGTCCTCCTGACCCAGGGCGGCGGATTCACCAGCCCCTCGGGCGGGGATCTGCTGATGCTGCTCGCCGCCCTCGCCCGTACCGTCCACGTCCTGGCCATGGCCCGGATCAAGGCGGTCCGGACGGCCGACTCGCTCTCCCTGACCACCGTCCAGCTCGGCAGCGCGGTCGCCGTCTTCGCCGTGCTGGCCGCGCTCCCGGGGACGGGCGCCTCGCCCTGGAGCGCGGCGGCGGACTTCGGGCCCCGGGAGTGGGCGGGACTGGTCTTCCTCTCGGTGTTCTGCACGCTGTTCGCGTTCTTCGTACAGATGTGGGCCGTACGCCGCACCTCACCGTCCCGGGTCAGCCTGCTGCTCGGTACGGAACCGCTGTGGGCCGCCGCCGTCGGCATCAGCCTCGGCGGCGAACGGCTCGGCGCCCTCGGGGTGGCCGGTGCCGCCCTCGTCCTGGTGGGTACCGGGTGGGGGCGCCGCAGCGTGCAACGGGCGGCGGACTGAGAAGCCGGCCCTACTTCTCGCCGGCCCCGCCCCGCTTCTCGCCGCCCCTGTCCTGCTTCTCGCCCACCGCGTCCGGTGCGATCATGATCGCGAAGCCCGTCACGATCAGCACGATGCTGACGAAGAGCGCGCGGTCCCCGAAGAAGCCGATGTGCTGGGCCAGCGTCCACAGCCGCAGCCATCCGGTCCACTCGTGGATCAGCCCTCCGACGCCCTGCAGCAGGATGATGAGCCCGACCGCCTCGATGAATTTCTTCATGCGCCGAGCCTGGCGGTCGCGTCGCTCCCGCCGCGTCGGCCACCCGGCTTCTCCGCCGCGACGAAAGTAGCGGGCCGGACGACTTCGGTCCCCCAGGCGCGGCGCGGGCGGCGCTCCGGCCGTCCGGCTGCGTAGGTTTGTCGACATGACGCGCACCGAGTACCGCTGGCTGCTCCCCTCGGCGATGGCCGACCCCGAGCTGCCCGCCGACCGGGCCCGCCGCAGGCGGACCGTACGCGACTGGGTGGTCGACATCCTCGCCTTCCTCATCGCGGCGGGCATCGCCCTCATCGCCCTCGCGACCATCGACGCGGAGGGCTCGACCTCCGACACCGTGCTGGTCGTCGACTCGGTGGTCGGCGCCGCGGCCTGCTGCGCCGTCTGGATCCGGCGGCGCTGG
This DNA window, taken from Streptomyces griseus subsp. griseus, encodes the following:
- a CDS encoding DMT family transporter — its product is MSAVVAPAPALAPPRRAWLTDLPVLVVAVVWGASYLAAKGITTTHTVIAVLVLRFAIVLPVLVAAGWRKLRALTGAQWRGAGLLGLVLSGIFLLETYGVVHTSATNAGLIISLTMIFTPLAEAAVTRVRPPAPFVAAAGLSVAGVVLLTQGGGFTSPSGGDLLMLLAALARTVHVLAMARIKAVRTADSLSLTTVQLGSAVAVFAVLAALPGTGASPWSAAADFGPREWAGLVFLSVFCTLFAFFVQMWAVRRTSPSRVSLLLGTEPLWAAAVGISLGGERLGALGVAGAALVLVGTGWGRRSVQRAAD